TTCCTCCGTACCATGGTTCTTTAAAAACGGTGCTTTGTTATACCGGTTTGGTAAACCGGGAGGAGAACCGATTAACTCAACCGGTTCGAACTTGCCATCAGGTGGACAAAACGACGGGAGCTACTGGATTGATCTCCCTCAAGAAGATGAGGAAGCTACAAACAATCTAAAGAAAGGGAACATAGAGAGCTCAGAGCTTTACGTCCACGTGAAGCCAGCGCTCGGTGGGATCTTCACTGACGTTGTTATGTGGATCTTCTGCCCCTTTAACGGTCCCGCCACGCTTAAGATCAGTCTTCTCACCGTCCCCATGAACCGCATCGGTGAGCACGTTGGTGACTGGGAGCATTTCACGTTCCGGATAAGCAACTTCAACGGCGAGCTTACTCAGATGTTCTTCTCGCAGCACAGCGGCGGCGGGTGGGTTGATGTCTCTGATCTCGAGTTTGTTAAAGGAAGCAACAAGCCGGTTGTGTACTCTTCTAAGCACGGACACGCGAGTTTCCCTCACCCGGGGATGTATCTTCAAGGCTCGTCAGAGAAACGATGTTGGGAAGAGCGAGTTTGTTGTGGATTCTAGTCAGAGGTATAGAGTCGTGGCGGCTGAGTATTTAGGGGAAGGAGTGGTTTCGGAGCCGTGCTGGCTGCAGTACATGAGAGAGTGGGGACCAACTATAGTGTATGATTCTGCAGCTGAGATCGATAAGATCATTAATCTTTTGCCTTTGATTGTGAGGTTCTCTATTGAGAATTTGTTTCCTATTGCGCTTTATGGAGAGGAAGGTCCTACGGGACCAAAGGAGAAGGATAACTGGGAGGGAGATGAGATATGTTGAAGAAAGGTTTTGGCTGAGCTTAATATGGATCTGCGAAAACAGAGCTCCTCTGTTTACGTGAAGTGTGTTGTGTAATATTGTGTAGATGTGATAATGTAAAGTCTTCTTATTTGGACATTGGTTTAGCCATTTTAGTTACCACGAGATATTATATCACGGAAAatcatttagtaatattataaaaaaaaaaaacttaaaaataatggTTCACATtaacttttagtttttttttttttgcttttgtataTTCCCTTTTCCCCTAATATTTGAAGGTTATCATAATTAAACTCAAATTAACAAAAAGGTAATAGTAATTTACATTAAACTTTGGTAAATTttggtaaatttatataaaaaagaagaagaagaaggttagtgctcttttgaacaaaaaaaaaaaagaagaaggttagggctctctctctctctctcttgctctCAGATCACATCGTAAAAGAATAAGCTTTTTGGTTCTTAAGCTTTTTGGTTCTTCCTCGTCTCCCTCTGGCTTCGTCTTTTGAGTCTTTCGATTTTGAAGGTACGGATAGGTTAGTATGAAAACGTTTTCTAGAGATTTGATAAGTAGTTTGCCAGATGAGCTTCTTGGCAAAATCCTGTCTTTGGTTCCGACAAAAGAGGCTGCTTCTACATCGATCCTGTCCAAGAGGTGGAAGAATCTGCTGTGTCTTGTAGACAGCCTTTGTTTTGATGATTCGATGTTTATGTATCCCACCAAGGAAGGAGTCGCATCATGTGGTGCAGCACATCGCTTCTTAGATTTCGTGGACAAGACTTCTGCTCTGTTAAACAATTCTCCTATCATCAAAAAATTATCTCTGTCTCGCGGACATGTATATGGCAGTCGCTGTCACGCAGCAGCGTGTACGCATGATCATGTGAAACTTTGTTTGGACCGTTGCATTTGGACTGCTATGGAGCGGGGTTTATTGGAACTACACTTGCACGCTGACACTTGTTGTGGTATTCATATAATGCAAGAGTTGTTTACGTGCAAGACATTGGTTACGCTCACACTATCCGGTAACCATCTTATTCAAGTCCTTGAGCGTGTTTTTCTTCCAGCGCTCAAATCACTTTCTATGTTATCATTTTCAGCCATTGATCATCCGGACTATTGTCGGCTCATAGATGGCTGCCCTGTGCTGGAAGACTTGTTCATAAGTGATGCTGATCCTTTGAAACCGTCATATTGTGGTGAGCACGTGGAAAGCGAAACTATCAAGCGGCTTGTGGTTTTTGTCAATCTTCCAAAAGGTTATCACCCCGAAGGAACTTATTTGAGAGCACCCAATCTTGTGCAACTGGACTATTCTTGTTATGTATCCGAGAATCATTGGTTTGATGATTTGGATTCGCTTGTCCAAGTCTGGCTGGATCTCAGGTTATGGGAGTCAACTTATGATTATGATTAcgatgatgaggatgatgatgaggctgctgctgctgctgatgatgatgatgattcctTTAATGATAAACATAAGGTAGCTATAATTGGTGATGTTTCACACCTAGTTGCGGGTATACGCAATATTACAACCCTTCACTTGTCTCCTGATTCTCTTGAGGTCAGTTTTTTCTAATCTTCTGTTTTTCTATTGTATCTTGGTTTGTTGATGATTAGCTTATTATACCAGGCTTTTCATTTCTGCTGTGAATCCATGCCAATGTTCAACAACCTCCTTAATTTATCGATCGAGAGTGACAAGGAAAAAGGTTGGCAAGTAATGCCACTTCTGCTCAATAGTTGTCCAAATCTACACACTTTAGTCATCAAGGTAATTatcagttttctctttttgtttgtttgtttgtttctagTGTGGGTTGCCCATCATTACACATAACAAATTGGTCTCTGGTTTCAGGGTCTTGTGCACAGAATAACAAATAGATGCGGAGATGCATGTGCTTGCATCCCTAAGAAGCAGAGGAAGATTTTGGAGGAGGAGAAGACAATAAGTTGTTTATGGACATGTCAAGTGAAGGTGCTAGAGATTTTAGAGTATGGAGGTTCTTTTGAAGAGCTGAACCAGATGATGCATTTCTTAGGTAAGTTGGAATGTCTTGAAACTGTTAAAGTTGGTGTTAACTCGGACAAAGACGACCAGATTGAGTTCTTGCGAGCTAATCTACTGACTCTCCCCAAAGCTTCATCAAAGTGTGACATCCAATTCAGCTGAGAGCTTTTTCTTTCTCGGCTATATATGCCAATATTTAGATGCAACTTAAATCGTGTATGgttattatcatttaaatatcATTGAAGTTGGTTACAATTTGTTTCATTTCAGAAGATATGTGTGTGACTTGTCCTAATGCTAGTCACACTCTAGGAACCACATATAAAATGGTAATCATTCTTTAGATTGGCTAACCTTGTTAAAGTAAACAAAGACTCTTTAACACTAGTTTTGGTTAATGGTAACAGTAAATCCAAAGCaccaattttcaattttcagtaAATATCTTTCCAGATAGGGACAAAACCAATATTTGAACGTGAGCTAGTCTAAGTTTtgcttctctttttttcttttcaattccaCAAATATCATAATTTCTGCAGAGAATCTGCAAAGCTTACCATCTATagcttcttccttataatattCCAACTTTTAGCTTGCAATTGAGTCCGCATTCCCTCATACTTATTTGCGTGTCTTTGTTCCTCTTGTGATCTAAATGGTGCGTTGAATGTTCTTTCCTACTTCTCTACCCTGGATTAATGAATTCTACTCGCTATGTAGACTAGAGATGATTAATCTGTTTTCATGATTGAATGTTTTTCTTCATCCAGTTTGAATCTCTGTCTCTTTATCCTATAACAACAAACGAAATGGCTAATGCACTACGCTACAGCTACCTAAGAGGTCCAGGAGGTCGGTTGCAGCAGAAACTGCTCGGATTTCTTGTTGAAAGGTTATAATGAAGATATTGAGTGTCATGAAGAAGACAAGAGGGGATTAGCATATGATGCAGATGCAGATGCAGCGGAGCTCTAACcttaaaaaatggaaatggtCACGTTGCTATCGATGTTAACCCAATACATAATTCGCAGTCAGGACATGTTCATTCTTCCAAGTGCAGCCATAGCCTCAGCAGTAATCCAAAGAGTGATAGTGTTCCTTTGGGCTTGGGACTTGAGTCTTGGCCGGAACTCCACCCGACCTGTTGTACCTCCATGATATGGCATATTCTTCAAATGTGCATTTGTGTTGTAAGAAACACGTGTGTCCTCTCATAGTCACTGTAACATCCCATTTCTGGTGAAGATAGCAGTTTAACCGAAAACAGAAATGGTTGTACGTTATTTATTTGAGTTGAGTTATGGAAGCTTGCATTATCCACAAATAGTTTGATAATCCCTGCTTTTTGAAATCATAACCAAATTACAAACGCTGCATTACAGATTCATATAAGTACACAACATATTTACAAGGGAATGACTATCGCAAATGCCTCCACACCAAAATCTTGTGGAGGTCCCAAAAAGGGAAGGAAGAATGTTTCTTCCTAAACGAAATCTGAGTCGGAACCAACCAATAAAGCCACGACTTCACTAGTCACCAAATCAGCTGTATGAATGTttacacaaacaaaacaaaacagaacatATGTGTGTATATGTTTCTTTCTGTCTACTAAACTCTGAATCTGAAATCCTCCAGTACCCACAAGCCAAAACCTGCGTAGAGAGAGGGATCTCTGTGGTTAGATGATGATGACTGAAACCTCAAGTGGCATCCAGAATGCTAAAGCACTGTAGCAATCGGTAAGACTAACAGTTTAGTAGTTTGACAGAGAATACAATCTTGATTGAAAATGCAACGGACAAAGCATGGGGTCCGACTAAGTTATTTCAATAAGTTGAACCACTACACATAATCATAGAGGTAAGACCTAACAGTGTCCAATAGCATTCTTAGTTGTTTTAAACCTACGGCCAAAAATTCTTTTGAAATGAAGCTTTATCATGTATGTACCTTAAAACGAAGCTAGATCAAGATAATGACTTGTGTGCCACGCCACTTCAACCACGTCTGATTCCTGTACTTGAcacatgaaaaaatattttcaattatccTTTTAAATATCTcctcaaaaaataatattttcaattctCCTTTTAAATATCTCCTCAAGCCTTTCTATCCTACCATTACGACTCagtataaaagaaaacaattctCGCTAAACActaacaagaaagaaaaaaaaaaaaaaaaggacgcTAACAAACTTACTTCTCTGTGACgatcgaagaaaaaaaaaagaggagaggACGCTAACAACTTCTAGCCATTGATTCTGATGATCATCGTCCTCTCAAGAAGAGATTCGTGGTTGGTCATCAACAGGCACCGCAGCAGGCACCGCAGGCACCGCAGCAGGCACCGCGGCAACAGGCACTGCAGCAGGCACCGCGGCAACAGGCGCGGCAACAGGCACCGGCGCAAGAGGAACCGCCGCAAGAGGATCCGCCGCAAGAGGTAATGCTTGACGAGATGATTCCTATCTTGATATTTAGCGCTTGTTTTGGTGTTTGTAATAGCCTGACGCGAATCTCGCGATGGACTCTTAAGAGAGAACAGAGACTGATAATTAGGGTTTGTTTTAGTGTTTGGGGAGAGTCGTGGTTCGTCATCAACAGGCACCGCAGCAGGCACGACGGCAACAAGCACCGCATCAGGCACCACGGCAACAGGCACCGGAGCAGGAGGATCCGCCGCAAGGGGTAATATCTGATTCCTATCTTGATATTTAGCGCTTGTTTGTAATAGCCTGACGCGAATCTCGCGATGGACTCTTAAGAGAGTAACCGAGACTGATAATTAGGGTTTGTTTTAGTGTTTGGGGAGAGTCGTGGTTCGTCATCAACAGGCACCGCGGCAACAGACACCGCAGCAGGCACGACGGCAACAAG
This genomic stretch from Brassica napus cultivar Da-Ae chromosome C9, Da-Ae, whole genome shotgun sequence harbors:
- the LOC125593074 gene encoding F-box/LRR-repeat protein At1g48400-like isoform X1; the protein is MKTFSRDLISSLPDELLGKILSLVPTKEAASTSILSKRWKNLLCLVDSLCFDDSMFMYPTKEGVASCGAAHRFLDFVDKTSALLNNSPIIKKLSLSRGHVYGSRCHAAACTHDHVKLCLDRCIWTAMERGLLELHLHADTCCGIHIMQELFTCKTLVTLTLSGNHLIQVLERVFLPALKSLSMLSFSAIDHPDYCRLIDGCPVLEDLFISDADPLKPSYCGEHVESETIKRLVVFVNLPKGYHPEGTYLRAPNLVQLDYSCYVSENHWFDDLDSLVQVWLDLRLWESTYDYDYDDEDDDEAAAAADDDDDSFNDKHKVAIIGDVSHLVAGIRNITTLHLSPDSLEAFHFCCESMPMFNNLLNLSIESDKEKGWQVMPLLLNSCPNLHTLVIKGLVHRITNRCGDACACIPKKQRKILEEEKTISCLWTCQVKVLEILEYGGSFEELNQMMHFLGKLECLETVKVGVNSDKDDQIEFLRANLLTLPKASSKCDIQFS
- the LOC125593074 gene encoding F-box/LRR-repeat protein At1g48400-like isoform X2, giving the protein MKTFSRDLISSLPDELLGKILSLVPTKEAASTSILSKRWKNLLCLVDSLCFDDSMFMYPTKEGVASCGAAHRFLDFVDKTSALLNNSPIIKKLSLSRGHVYGSRCHAAACTHDHVKLCLDRCIWTAMERGLLELHLHADTCCGIHIMQELFTCKTLVTLTLSAIDHPDYCRLIDGCPVLEDLFISDADPLKPSYCGEHVESETIKRLVVFVNLPKGYHPEGTYLRAPNLVQLDYSCYVSENHWFDDLDSLVQVWLDLRLWESTYDYDYDDEDDDEAAAAADDDDDSFNDKHKVAIIGDVSHLVAGIRNITTLHLSPDSLEAFHFCCESMPMFNNLLNLSIESDKEKGWQVMPLLLNSCPNLHTLVIKGLVHRITNRCGDACACIPKKQRKILEEEKTISCLWTCQVKVLEILEYGGSFEELNQMMHFLGKLECLETVKVGVNSDKDDQIEFLRANLLTLPKASSKCDIQFS